Proteins encoded within one genomic window of Novipirellula galeiformis:
- the secG gene encoding preprotein translocase subunit SecG, giving the protein MTALLVGFLLLASLEGAILGFLMGFLSLFLILLVLIQRGKGGGLTGALGGPGGQSAFGSKAGDTFTVITVVVATVWAFSCAFTMWLLGTHAPSTTTVDSAVSAVGDDSAASSETLNLPSLDADGLSGLEAELSGGDDAKTNAVELTPATSGDAPAMEAPAEEAPATEAPATEKPAEETPAEKKPAEEKPAAEAADASATPAPETPAATEKAAEAAESDGDK; this is encoded by the coding sequence ATGACCGCTCTGCTCGTTGGTTTTTTGCTGCTTGCTTCTCTCGAGGGAGCCATTTTGGGCTTCTTGATGGGATTCCTGTCGTTGTTTTTGATTCTGTTGGTCTTGATCCAACGCGGAAAAGGGGGCGGGTTGACCGGAGCACTTGGGGGTCCCGGGGGACAAAGTGCATTCGGTAGCAAAGCGGGTGACACCTTCACCGTGATTACTGTCGTCGTGGCGACCGTGTGGGCGTTCTCATGTGCCTTTACGATGTGGTTGCTCGGCACTCACGCTCCATCGACGACCACGGTCGATTCTGCGGTTTCCGCGGTCGGAGACGACTCGGCGGCGAGCAGCGAAACCTTGAATTTGCCCTCGTTGGATGCGGACGGGCTGAGCGGCTTGGAAGCGGAGCTTTCGGGTGGTGACGATGCCAAAACCAATGCCGTTGAATTGACACCGGCAACCAGCGGCGACGCTCCGGCGATGGAAGCTCCTGCCGAGGAAGCTCCTGCTACGGAAGCTCCCGCTACAGAGAAACCTGCTGAGGAAACTCCTGCGGAGAAGAAGCCTGCTGAGGAGAAGCCCGCCGCGGAAGCGGCCGACGCGAGTGCAACCCCTGCACCTGAA